TCTTTGGCTGTAGCGCCTGGGTCTCCCTTTTGACTGGCTAAGAGGTGTTCGATCCTTTTCCACTGGTAGTCTCGCAAGCTATAGCGTTTCATCTGCTGCCCACATCTATGTTATTACTTGATCAATATCCCTTACCCTATCAATCTACTTTTGTCAAAAAAATTGATTGATGACACGCCCTGGTATTATAACTGAGCTATAGAGGCGCGATCGGGTCTGCAATGCGGAGCGTTGTCGCGATCCCCCAGACTACTGAGTAGCCAGAAGATCAGGTTTAGCCAAAATTCTTAATTCGCCTTGGTTGGAGATAATCTTAACTTACTGGCTGCTATAAATAACGGCTGGCTAATTGCATTAAATCCGCAATATCGATATCTCCATCACCATCCGCATCGAGTAACCGGCTCAAAACGGGATTTTTTTCCGCTTGATTGGCTCCCATTTGCACCACTTTTAGGACTAAGGGGACAGCCGTCGGTAAAGCCGATTCAATGGTACTCGCTGGTAAACCGGTTTTCTCGGCAGCCACTTGGACTAAATTTTGCAGTTGGGGTACGCTAAAGAGCGCTTGTACCGCTAGGGGATTGGCGGCCAGTCCGCTATACTGATCAAGGAGATTTTGGGCTTGGTCTTCTCCTTGTTCTTGCAGAGCCGATCGCGAAAAGCCTGCCACCACAGAAAGCAGCGATCGCATTTGCCCTTCATCTGCACCCGTATCATTGGATAATTGCTGCACGGTATTCACCAGTCCACCGATCTGCCCTAAACCCCCCTGCTCGTTCACTGCACCCAGAATCTGATTAAACCATCCCATAATCTTTTCCTCCTAAACTTGCTACCCTAGAGGGTGTTCCCTTACCCTACCAAGGAACAGGGAAGTAATACCATGTTCTAAATTCTATTCTGCTTAACCAGGGGTGAACTGTTCCCCCATTTCCCCATTCCCCCATTTCCCCAATGCCCCTGCCTCGCCTCCTGATTCTTATTGTCGGTATTACGCTGGTTTTAGGGCTAATGCTGTGGTTCATTGATGCCCTGCGCTGGTTTTACCTACAAATTTCCTATACGTCCCCGCTCTTGGGAACAGTGGTTTTATTATTAATCGTTGCCCTCTTGGGGGTATTACTCGCTGGTGTCATCTATTATGCCTGGATGTTTCAAGGGGGAAAAACCTCTAAAAGCGGCAGTCAAAGGGTGGTGAAGGTTCCCACAGAAAAAAAAGAGGCAGCCGCCGAAACCCTGAAAGCAGTGCGCCAACAGATGGATAAGATTCAGGATCGGGTGGCACGGGAAGCCTTGTTAGAGCGATCGCGGCAAATTGAATCGAATCTCCAAGGTCGGAATGTGCGCGTCGTCGTCTTTGGCACAGGTTCATCGGGTAAAACTTCGGTGATTAATGGTTTATTGGGACAAATGGTGGGTCAAGTGCAGCCGACGATCGGAACGACTCAGGAGGGGCAAACCTATCATTTACCTTTAAGAGGATTAAACCGGGAAATCCTGATTACTGATACCCCTGGTATTCTGGAGATTGGAGAAGAAGGCAGCGATCGCGCCCAAATTGCTCGCCAGTTAGCGACTCAAGCCGATTTACTGCTATTTGTCGTCGATAATGATTTGCGTCAATCAGAATACCAACCCCTGCAAGCCTTAGCCCAAATTGGTAAGCGCTCTTTATTGGTGTTCAATAAGACTGATTTATATACAGATGAAGACCGGGAGCGGATTCTCAGCCGCTTACAACAACGGGTACAGGGGCTGATGAGCAGTAGTGACGTGTTGGCGATCGCCGCTAATCCCCAAGCCGCCGTTTTACCCTCCGGCGATTTAGTCGTTCCAGACCTTGTGATTTTCCCCCTAATCCGCCGCCTAGCCGCCGTTCTCAGAGCTGAGGGTGAAGATTTGGTTGCCGATAACATTTTGATGCAAGCCAGCGCCCTAGGCGATGATGCCCGGCGGATTCTGGATACCCAGCGCAAGCGCCAAGCCGATAAGACAGTGGAACAGTTCCAATGGATCGGTGCCGGAGCGATCGCCGTAACCCCCCTACCCGTGGTCGATTTATTAGCCACAGCAGCCGTCAATGCTCAAATGGTGGTCGAATTAGGGCGGATTTATGGCTGCGAATTAAACATGGAACGGGGACGAGAATTAGCCCTCTCATTAGCCAAAACCCTCACCAGTTTAGGGATCGTGGAGGGCGCGTTAAAATTAGTGACCACTGCTCTACAATTAAATGTCGCCACCTTCATTATCGGTAAAGCTATTCAAGGAGTCACCGCCGCCTATTTAACTCGCATTGCCGGTAAAAGCTTTATCGAATATTTCCGCCAAGATCAAGATTGGGGAGACGGGGGAATTACAGAAGTTGTGCAACGTCAATTCAAACTGAACAAACGGGATGAATTTGTCAAAGCCTTCATTCAAGATGCGATCGATCGCGTCGTCCATCCCCTCACCCAAGCCACATCTGAACCGTCTGAAGAAAACG
This genomic interval from Roseofilum reptotaenium CS-1145 contains the following:
- a CDS encoding DUF937 domain-containing protein; protein product: MGWFNQILGAVNEQGGLGQIGGLVNTVQQLSNDTGADEGQMRSLLSVVAGFSRSALQEQGEDQAQNLLDQYSGLAANPLAVQALFSVPQLQNLVQVAAEKTGLPASTIESALPTAVPLVLKVVQMGANQAEKNPVLSRLLDADGDGDIDIADLMQLASRYL
- a CDS encoding YcjF family protein — its product is MPLPRLLILIVGITLVLGLMLWFIDALRWFYLQISYTSPLLGTVVLLLIVALLGVLLAGVIYYAWMFQGGKTSKSGSQRVVKVPTEKKEAAAETLKAVRQQMDKIQDRVAREALLERSRQIESNLQGRNVRVVVFGTGSSGKTSVINGLLGQMVGQVQPTIGTTQEGQTYHLPLRGLNREILITDTPGILEIGEEGSDRAQIARQLATQADLLLFVVDNDLRQSEYQPLQALAQIGKRSLLVFNKTDLYTDEDRERILSRLQQRVQGLMSSSDVLAIAANPQAAVLPSGDLVVPDLVIFPLIRRLAAVLRAEGEDLVADNILMQASALGDDARRILDTQRKRQADKTVEQFQWIGAGAIAVTPLPVVDLLATAAVNAQMVVELGRIYGCELNMERGRELALSLAKTLTSLGIVEGALKLVTTALQLNVATFIIGKAIQGVTAAYLTRIAGKSFIEYFRQDQDWGDGGITEVVQRQFKLNKRDEFVKAFIQDAIDRVVHPLTQATSEPSEENDSTALSSSWTPPISSLKVPEPLPPNLSQQDDWSEDSDLEIDDW